From the genome of Candidatus Electrothrix communis, one region includes:
- a CDS encoding DEAD/DEAH box helicase, with translation MAAPQLPVQLTVQSECVLSGAPEELRAAIREQLTVDNPKYLAAQRYSRWLGKQIKPKLYFYRQEGDNLIFPRGFGNRAVLICRRLLGVDPVLIDQRRKVAPVSYDFMGELRPYQQEAVQALIGHAFGVLEAGTGSGKTVMALKMIAERRQPTIIIVHSRELLEQWMARIATFLNIRAGQAGGGRYDPRPVTVAIVNTARNRLADLAPRFGHLIVDECHRVPATLFTEVVSGFDTFYMLGLSATAFRREIGMTRLIYSYMGDRVHAVDPGVLAETGAVIRPDLIQQETAFFAPYSGEYPKLIKALTQDRERNHQIIRDVVEKIQQGGEGTVLLVSDRVAHCQELLSGLQQEGIVAEMLTGSISLSARTEIVQRVQRGEVQVLLSTLQLISEGFDCPGLSTLVLTTPIRFEGRLLQVVGRIMRPAEGKKALVIDYVDTKIGVLHRSGLARAEMFERWQ, from the coding sequence ATGGCAGCACCGCAGTTGCCCGTACAATTAACTGTGCAATCCGAGTGCGTTCTCAGCGGAGCCCCGGAGGAACTCCGGGCCGCTATCCGAGAGCAGCTGACCGTGGATAATCCCAAATATTTGGCTGCCCAGCGCTATTCCCGTTGGCTGGGCAAGCAGATCAAACCGAAATTATATTTTTATCGCCAGGAAGGGGATAACCTTATATTTCCCCGAGGTTTCGGCAACCGAGCAGTGCTCATCTGTCGTCGCCTACTGGGTGTTGATCCGGTGCTGATCGATCAACGGAGAAAGGTGGCTCCTGTGAGCTATGATTTTATGGGAGAGCTCCGTCCCTACCAGCAAGAGGCGGTTCAGGCCTTGATCGGGCATGCCTTTGGGGTGCTGGAGGCAGGAACCGGTTCCGGCAAGACCGTTATGGCCTTGAAAATGATTGCCGAGCGTCGGCAACCCACCATCATTATTGTTCATTCCCGCGAGCTGCTGGAGCAATGGATGGCGCGGATCGCAACCTTTCTCAATATACGGGCTGGGCAGGCTGGGGGCGGGCGGTATGATCCCCGGCCCGTGACCGTGGCCATTGTTAATACCGCCCGTAATCGTTTGGCGGACTTGGCTCCGCGCTTTGGTCATCTCATTGTAGATGAATGCCACCGGGTTCCGGCCACCCTCTTTACCGAGGTGGTGAGCGGATTCGATACCTTCTACATGCTGGGTCTATCTGCCACTGCCTTTCGCCGTGAGATCGGCATGACCAGGCTTATCTACAGCTATATGGGGGATCGAGTCCATGCGGTGGATCCGGGAGTACTGGCGGAAACAGGTGCTGTTATCCGACCCGATCTTATCCAGCAGGAGACCGCCTTTTTTGCCCCGTATTCCGGGGAATACCCCAAGTTGATCAAGGCCCTGACCCAGGATCGGGAGCGCAACCATCAGATCATCAGAGATGTGGTCGAGAAGATTCAACAGGGGGGGGAGGGGACGGTTTTATTGGTCTCTGACCGGGTGGCCCATTGCCAAGAACTGCTCAGCGGTTTGCAGCAGGAGGGCATTGTCGCGGAGATGCTCACAGGCAGTATTTCGCTGAGTGCCCGAACCGAGATCGTGCAGCGGGTGCAAAGGGGCGAGGTTCAGGTGCTGCTTTCCACCTTGCAGCTGATCAGCGAGGGCTTTGACTGCCCTGGTCTCTCCACCCTGGTGCTGACAACCCCGATCCGCTTTGAAGGCCGTCTTCTCCAGGTGGTCGGGCGGATCATGCGTCCGGCAGAGGGAAAGAAGGCCCTGGTTATTGATTATGTTGATACCAAGATCGGAGTGCTGCATCGCTCCGGCCTTGCCCGGGCTGAGATGTTTGAGCGCTGGCAGTAG
- a CDS encoding anion permease, translated as MNFNIQTITYLKQSKLFSFCSNSDLARIAPFISEASFNAGESLFKTGEQAENLFLLMEGQVEIQSGRRVLNRIESGTLGEESVNGKGKYLTTAVVLKDSKFLSIPQKQIQSLLKKYPGMKDKLYSSLVNHHAFIKIKDESIKETKKEDAENITVVGWCFAIFLPAFIYYYGDILSFDWKTKIFLTVASATVVMWVFRLVDEFIPSIMAVIAILVLDIAPPEVVLSGFTSGSFFMALSIFGLSAILTTSGLTYRIVINLFRFLPLSQFWHSLAIFITGIFLTPLFPSANGRIGIATPILLDMVESLGYKKGGKAATRLAIATFSGFTMFSSIFLSSKSMHFIVFGILPIQVRERFDWGYWFYAATVAGLVLMIFYFILTQIMFQNTDKPRLSKDIIKAQYDVLGPLSAQEWAAIGGIALFALGIATSSIHKIQLPWIGFAVLYIILVLGFLSKEDFKTHVDWTFLIYLGALIGLIKTMSYLGLDISLGHKFLWLGAYMKNNFYIFVPLLSVSTMLLRLFIPNTATVAILASVLFPIALLNGMNPWVIGFIILIMSDSWIMPYQCSYYLLFDELTSAKKLFNKPLILKFNFISIVFRIAAVYASIPFWKSVGIL; from the coding sequence ATGAATTTTAATATTCAAACTATAACCTATCTCAAACAATCAAAACTTTTTTCTTTTTGTTCAAATAGTGATCTTGCACGCATCGCTCCATTCATCAGTGAAGCTTCATTCAATGCGGGAGAATCATTATTCAAGACTGGCGAACAAGCTGAAAATCTTTTTCTCCTCATGGAAGGTCAGGTTGAAATTCAATCAGGCAGAAGAGTGCTCAACCGGATTGAATCAGGAACATTGGGAGAGGAGAGTGTAAATGGGAAGGGAAAGTATTTAACAACTGCAGTTGTATTGAAGGATTCAAAATTTCTCAGCATACCTCAAAAGCAAATACAGAGTCTGCTGAAAAAATATCCTGGCATGAAAGATAAATTATACTCTTCCCTTGTGAACCACCATGCCTTCATAAAAATTAAAGACGAATCGATAAAGGAAACGAAAAAAGAAGATGCTGAAAACATCACCGTTGTCGGCTGGTGTTTTGCCATTTTTTTACCGGCATTCATTTATTATTATGGAGACATACTGTCTTTTGATTGGAAAACTAAAATATTCTTAACAGTAGCAAGTGCAACTGTCGTTATGTGGGTATTCAGGCTGGTAGATGAATTTATTCCAAGTATAATGGCAGTGATAGCAATACTCGTTCTAGATATAGCGCCTCCGGAAGTCGTACTTTCAGGATTCACCTCGGGAAGTTTTTTTATGGCCCTGAGTATTTTTGGATTAAGTGCTATCCTTACTACGAGTGGATTAACCTATAGAATAGTTATCAACTTGTTTAGGTTTCTTCCATTATCTCAATTCTGGCATTCACTGGCAATATTTATAACCGGTATATTTCTTACCCCCCTCTTCCCATCAGCAAATGGAAGAATAGGGATTGCAACGCCAATTTTATTAGATATGGTTGAATCCTTAGGCTATAAAAAAGGGGGGAAAGCCGCAACAAGGCTTGCAATTGCTACTTTTTCCGGTTTCACGATGTTTTCCAGTATATTCCTGAGCAGTAAGTCCATGCATTTTATAGTTTTCGGCATACTCCCCATCCAGGTAAGAGAACGTTTTGACTGGGGATACTGGTTTTACGCCGCAACTGTTGCCGGTTTAGTGTTAATGATATTTTATTTTATACTTACCCAGATAATGTTTCAAAACACTGATAAGCCCAGACTTTCGAAAGACATCATAAAGGCACAGTATGACGTACTGGGGCCACTATCTGCTCAGGAATGGGCAGCTATTGGCGGAATTGCTCTTTTTGCTCTGGGAATTGCGACATCATCAATACACAAGATTCAACTTCCCTGGATTGGCTTTGCTGTCCTCTATATCATTCTTGTACTAGGATTTTTATCAAAAGAAGATTTCAAAACCCATGTAGACTGGACTTTTCTTATTTACCTTGGTGCCCTAATTGGGTTAATCAAAACGATGTCATACCTTGGACTTGACATCTCCCTCGGGCATAAATTCTTGTGGTTAGGGGCATATATGAAAAATAATTTTTATATTTTTGTTCCGCTGCTTTCAGTCAGCACTATGCTTCTCAGGCTCTTTATTCCCAATACCGCAACAGTTGCAATTCTGGCTTCAGTTCTTTTCCCGATAGCACTTTTAAACGGTATGAATCCTTGGGTAATCGGATTTATAATTCTTATTATGAGTGATTCCTGGATCATGCCCTACCAGTGCTCTTATTACCTTCTCTTTGATGAACTGACATCAGCCAAAAAACTTTTCAACAAACCATTGATTTTGAAATTTAATTTCATTTCAATAGTCTTCAGAATAGCAGCAGTGTACGCATCAATACCATTTTGGAAATCGGTTGGAATTTTATGA
- a CDS encoding ABC transporter substrate binding protein — protein MFLVITNLSKPRIFVLHSYSLNFSWVKDINVGIERVLKHKPYSIRWHYMDTKRNPSAEYKEKAGKIAINAITQWNPDIIIAVDDNAQKFVAVHFKDKKPTNIVFTGVNASVEAYGYDKAKNVTGILERIPFEEFREIFVQILPKKKRRIVHISDASVTSQLIHDELTNVEWNPLKLVKSFQCETFEDWKKVIEKAHELGDILLVTHYHTLLDKNGKTVAPKDVLEWTSSRLKIPAIGCWGFFVEDGGMMSIAVSPYEQGEEAAKMAVKIIEEHIPPDKIDVKVNSLYVVYVRGSSIEERNIKLPKMLRAFAKATNTYYE, from the coding sequence ATGTTCCTTGTTATAACGAACCTAAGCAAGCCTAGAATTTTTGTTTTACACAGCTATAGTCTTAATTTTTCGTGGGTAAAAGATATAAATGTCGGGATTGAAAGAGTCCTGAAGCATAAGCCCTATTCCATACGTTGGCACTATATGGATACCAAAAGAAATCCATCAGCAGAGTATAAAGAAAAAGCCGGGAAAATTGCAATAAATGCTATAACCCAGTGGAATCCAGATATTATTATAGCAGTCGATGATAATGCACAGAAGTTTGTCGCTGTTCATTTTAAAGACAAAAAACCAACAAACATCGTTTTTACAGGGGTTAACGCGTCGGTCGAGGCGTATGGCTATGACAAAGCAAAAAATGTAACCGGGATTCTTGAAAGAATTCCTTTTGAAGAATTCAGAGAGATTTTCGTTCAAATTTTACCTAAAAAAAAGAGGCGCATTGTTCATATTTCCGATGCATCCGTTACTTCCCAATTAATACATGACGAATTAACCAATGTTGAATGGAATCCGCTCAAGCTCGTCAAGTCCTTCCAGTGCGAGACCTTCGAAGACTGGAAGAAAGTAATTGAAAAAGCACACGAGCTTGGTGACATACTCCTTGTCACCCATTATCACACGCTTCTAGATAAAAATGGCAAAACAGTGGCTCCAAAAGATGTCCTCGAGTGGACATCTTCAAGGTTAAAAATACCCGCCATAGGATGTTGGGGGTTTTTTGTTGAAGATGGCGGGATGATGTCAATAGCTGTTTCTCCATATGAACAGGGGGAAGAAGCGGCTAAAATGGCAGTTAAAATTATTGAAGAACATATCCCACCTGACAAAATAGATGTCAAAGTCAACAGCCTCTATGTTGTTTATGTGCGCGGGAGCAGTATTGAGGAAAGAAATATAAAACTACCTAAGATGCTAAGAGCATTCGCAAAAGCAACGAACACCTATTACGAATAA
- a CDS encoding histidine triad nucleotide-binding protein has protein sequence MAEDCLFCKIIQGDIPSDKLYEDDEVLVFRDIAPTAPVHFLVIPKKHISGPSAVAEEDEQLMGKLIRIGNQIAKQEGIEQFRLVFNNGAEAGQTVFHIHMHVLGGRSLSWPPG, from the coding sequence ATGGCTGAAGACTGTCTTTTCTGTAAGATTATCCAAGGTGATATCCCCTCGGACAAACTCTATGAGGACGATGAAGTTCTAGTTTTTCGGGACATCGCGCCCACAGCGCCTGTGCATTTCCTTGTCATTCCGAAAAAGCATATCAGCGGCCCTTCCGCTGTGGCTGAAGAGGATGAACAACTCATGGGCAAGCTGATACGAATCGGCAACCAGATCGCCAAACAAGAAGGCATTGAGCAATTTCGCCTTGTCTTTAATAACGGTGCCGAGGCCGGGCAGACGGTTTTTCACATCCACATGCATGTCCTGGGCGGGCGCAGCCTGAGCTGGCCTCCGGGTTGA
- a CDS encoding cation diffusion facilitator family transporter: MAKLLSPLRCSNTEERRQKAENVVNVGLLFNAILAVVKVVAGIIGYSQALLADGINSISDVIYFIAVKIFVRLAGKPADAEHPYGHHQLESIAALVVGAFVITTGTAIFWDSVNSAFALFTGTVPSHPIGEFAIYVALTTIVVKILLMLQASRVGRETGNLAIKALAQDHRNDIFASTGAAAGIFLSRMGAIWFDPIAGAVVAVIMAKTGLDILREASSDLMDNVPSEELADKIYELLAEVAMVKSIEDIHAHRFGPYLVVNLTIGIDGELTVRDGDEIADTVERKLLAGIEMLRKVYVHYHPSKKLEEG, from the coding sequence ATGGCTAAACTTTTAAGCCCGCTTCGCTGTAGTAACACAGAAGAACGACGACAAAAGGCCGAAAATGTAGTAAATGTCGGTCTTCTTTTTAATGCTATCCTTGCCGTGGTCAAGGTTGTTGCCGGTATTATAGGGTATAGTCAGGCACTTCTTGCCGACGGTATCAACTCAATATCTGACGTGATCTATTTTATCGCGGTGAAGATCTTTGTCCGACTTGCCGGGAAGCCCGCAGATGCGGAACATCCTTACGGGCACCATCAGCTGGAAAGCATTGCGGCCCTGGTTGTCGGTGCTTTTGTCATTACCACTGGCACGGCTATATTCTGGGACTCTGTCAATTCTGCCTTTGCTCTGTTCACCGGCACTGTCCCATCGCATCCCATAGGGGAGTTTGCCATCTATGTGGCCTTGACAACCATCGTTGTTAAAATTTTGCTCATGTTGCAAGCGAGTAGGGTTGGGCGAGAAACAGGAAACTTGGCGATTAAAGCCTTGGCCCAGGACCATCGCAATGATATTTTTGCTTCGACCGGCGCAGCCGCAGGAATCTTTTTGAGCAGGATGGGCGCAATCTGGTTTGATCCTATTGCCGGAGCGGTTGTGGCGGTGATCATGGCGAAAACAGGCTTGGATATTCTCCGCGAGGCCTCTTCGGATCTTATGGATAATGTTCCGAGCGAGGAGCTTGCGGATAAAATATACGAGCTGCTTGCTGAGGTGGCGATGGTTAAATCCATTGAAGATATTCATGCACATCGCTTTGGACCGTATCTTGTGGTGAATCTGACTATCGGTATTGACGGGGAGCTGACTGTTCGGGACGGTGACGAGATCGCTGATACAGTTGAGAGAAAGCTGCTCGCCGGGATTGAGATGCTCAGGAAGGTCTATGTGCATTATCATCCTTCCAAGAAGCTTGAGGAAGGCTGA
- a CDS encoding radical SAM protein: MIFQWHITNRCNLRCLHCYQTTYDDRSELSFSQIEEVLCQLDHFSAENPKQGRLHLTITGGEPFLFRHLDVLLEKVHHNRNIKSYSLLSNGHCLDAASIGLLKKYPPAYVQISLDGMKRKHEAIRGRGSFEKAVQGIQLLMAAKIKTTVSFTATKRNYKDLLRLSFFCNRLNVHHLWTDRVIPSPGDKEGLSLDPAEVRKYIRLLRLAVIINLLHPVTRNRISFSRGLQFLTFPLLKPYRCSAGRKLLAIMPDGDVYPCRRMERKVGNVFEISLSAIYKTNDFLVRLRDDASVIRGCESCKYERTCSGGLKCLALAKNGSPFTRDPGCYVQSGGV; this comes from the coding sequence ATGATCTTTCAATGGCATATTACAAATAGGTGCAACCTTCGTTGCCTGCATTGTTACCAGACAACATACGATGACAGGAGTGAACTCTCGTTTTCGCAGATCGAAGAAGTTCTTTGTCAACTTGATCACTTTAGCGCGGAAAATCCAAAACAGGGCCGTCTCCATCTCACGATAACCGGAGGAGAACCTTTTTTGTTTCGGCATCTTGATGTCTTGCTTGAAAAGGTACATCACAACCGGAATATTAAAAGTTATAGCCTGTTGTCTAATGGGCACTGTCTTGATGCGGCAAGCATCGGTTTGCTTAAAAAATATCCCCCTGCCTATGTCCAGATCAGTTTGGATGGAATGAAAAGGAAGCATGAAGCAATACGAGGGCGAGGAAGTTTTGAGAAGGCTGTTCAGGGCATTCAACTGCTGATGGCAGCAAAGATCAAAACAACGGTGTCTTTTACCGCAACAAAGAGGAATTATAAAGATCTTTTGAGATTATCCTTTTTCTGTAACCGGCTGAATGTTCATCATCTCTGGACAGACCGGGTGATCCCAAGCCCTGGTGATAAAGAGGGTCTCTCGCTTGATCCTGCTGAAGTCAGAAAGTATATTCGGCTGCTGCGGCTTGCCGTTATCATCAATTTGCTCCATCCTGTTACGCGAAATAGGATTTCTTTTTCCAGGGGCTTGCAGTTTCTTACCTTTCCCTTGCTGAAACCGTACAGATGCTCTGCTGGAAGGAAACTCCTGGCCATTATGCCTGATGGTGATGTTTATCCGTGCAGAAGGATGGAACGCAAGGTGGGGAATGTTTTTGAGATCAGCTTGTCGGCAATATATAAAACCAATGATTTTCTTGTTCGCCTTCGTGATGATGCTTCGGTTATTCGCGGGTGCGAGTCATGCAAGTATGAGAGGACCTGTAGTGGTGGGCTGAAATGTCTTGCTCTGGCGAAAAACGGTAGTCCGTTTACGCGGGATCCGGGCTGTTATGTACAATCAGGAGGTGTGTAG